ctagcgcggccgcgcgctactaCAACGCGGGCGCACTGACTCTCTAGAAAAAATCCTAACTTCTGCTTTTCTTGGtggtttgagttggtcttttcacgagcaatcttcttgatacattcctaacaccaaattagcatcaaaacaatgccaaATCACCTGGATCTTTTATTtgtgcctgaaatgcaaaaatactacaaaaatacatcaaatacacaattaactcgagtacaaaatattaaatcaagcctttatagagcattttaaatggacataaatgccacttaacagtTAACACCGAGAATCACGTTCGTGACCTTCAAGAGGTGTTCGACATATTAAGGTCGTACAATATGAAATTGAATCCTTCTAAATGTAATTTTGCGGTATCGTCAGGAAAGTTTCTTGGACACATGGTGACGAGGAGAGGCATTGAGGCTAGCCCAGAACAAATTAAagtaatttttgaattaaaaagcCCATCAAATGTCAAGGGTGTCCAGAAGTTGAGGGGAAGAATTGCAGCCCTGAACAAATTCATTTCATGATCATCAGACAGATGCAAACTTTTTTACGATGTGTTAAGGAAGAACAAAGGATTCTTATGGACGGACAAGCACGAAGCTGCCTTTAGTGATTTGAAGAGTTATCTCACTACACCACCACTCCTGTCCAAACCTCTACAAGGTGAAGACCTTTTTGTTTACTTATCCGTAACAGATCATATTGTGAGTGGAGTGCTCGTGAAAGAAAGTGAGGGTGTTCAGTCACCTAaatattatgtcagcaaaagcTTTGTAGAAGCGGAAAAAAGGTACAGATCTCTTGAAAAATTAGTACTCGTATTAGTCATGACTTCAATTTAGTTAAGACATTATTTTGAATCACACAGAATACACGTCATGACGAACTTTCCTTTGAGAAATGTTTGAGTAAACCTGACTTGACAGGAAGGATGGCAAAGTGGGCAATACGCATGAGTACGTACGACATCCCGTATGACATCAGGACGGCCATAAAGTCACAAGTATTGGCTGATTTTGTGGCTGATTTAGTCCAAGCCAAATGACTATAGCTGAGCAAGAATTCCAACAGGCCTTCTCAAGAATAGATATAAAGCCATGGACGCTATATACTAATGGAGCCTCGAATGTAAACGGAACGGGATTGGGGCTTGTCCTCAAATCGCCACAGAGGGGATATATTAGCACAATCAATATGTTATGACTTTAAAGCTACTAATAATGAGGCTTAGTACGAGGCACTGATTATGGGACTCGTGATTGCTAAAGACATGAAAATTAGGAGCATTGACACCAATTACGATTCACCATTAATTGTTAATCATGTCAAGGGATCCTATGAATCAAAGGATCCCAAGATGGTCACGTATCTGGACATCACCAAAAAATTGACAAATTGCTTTGACAACTTCAACATTTATAAAATTCCAAGAGAGAATAATGTACAAGCTGATGCATCGGCCGGGTTAGGAGCTATTTCTAAAGGTATTGACTTGAACAACATCCCCATGGTCCATATCATGAAGCCGGCTATGGAAATATTGATTCATGATATAGAAATCATGGCTCTTAATCGACAAGATGACAGTATTAGTGAAGACGTGGACAGCTGGATTAAAGTATACAAAGACTACTTACATCTTGGTGTGAAACTAGACAACAATAATGAAGCTAGGATCCTTAGGATGAAAGCCTCAAGATTTACGATCATATATGATGATTTTTTCAAGAAATCTTCTATGGGACTCCTTCAAAGATGCTTGAGGAAACACGAGGCTGATATGGTATTAAGGGATGTACACGAAGGAGAGTCTGGAAACCACACTAACGGGAGAATCTCTCTTTAAAAATTCTACGCTTAGGTTACTACTGGCCGACACTAAGACATGATGCCCTAGATTACACAAGAAGATGTGACGCTTGCCAAAGGCATTGACCTGTTATACATCAACCATCTGAACGTCTCAACATGTCCATTCCTTCTTGGCCTTTCATGAAGTGGGGAATGGACATTATGGGGAAAAtgcctgtaacacccccaaatccggggtcggggatccgggttgtcacgagttccatttcccttaataacacccaatcttaataaacaatcaactactctgtactgtgaccctacaataaacacacacaccacaagttatagtctcagagatgaatatccaaaaataacacgagtcattttattccacaattatatgtcattacaccttaaaagggtttctgaataaatttacatttatttgtcattattacaattcataaagatacataagtcgggtacatcaaaagttgaaagcctagcctattggtagttcctacctcagctacaacgacatcaacgcctatagaaaactgcagaacgtttcctatccgctcgcgaattgggagtttggtcatgttcatcttgtctatctgatgttgtgtgatgaaagaagaaagtaagggtgagcaacaagctcaccgaaataatatgtataatgattaacactatatgagcattctcatagtactcatgaaagtcttggtcaagtaaaaaaatgaaccaagtttgatctcttatcacgaccaagtcgcaaaatattcagtatatatgtatatatacttttcaaaatcttggaagtcctcttccatgcataatatacacagagttccagttgataactgtataaaaatatcgttgcaaggtgatctcatatatctaaccttgtctcaacgtttttgtgaaaatctttgtcatgcataagataatcattaaccagatataagttgaaaagatgaagttacaagatactccaatatacttatatattttccggataccacttgaactaccaccgttcaaggtatcatcagtttcaaaagttcataacatagatgagactacaagaaaagacttgaatagattcaatctttgaaatatcctcaaaatgaaatgaagttacgagatacttcatttgatgaaaacatcattttgaaaactcgaccttgccaacactcaacaatcgcccaaccgtagcctttctatcgaagtgctctaggtagtgttgcagaaatatccaattggatgatgaactcattacgggagtttgccgcgccaggaagaccactcacgatgatcagtcgcagtagtgcaaccccaccattttctatatgtagaggagaacctgtcggatttacttgtcaacagaacactggactcctaaggaatggaccgtcttagcggaacttccgggccatttgggccaataaataaggctgggtcggcgccactcgaccacttacgccactcctagttcagatgaaatccatgactctgaaacgtaaagctcgtctcccctttccccaagtaggaacttgttgatacgactccaccaagaagtcgcatctagttggaaagaaaaactcaccgatatttcccaggcgatgcctgttaatggattaacttattccaagacttttacttcccgagtgttgggtaagtaatcaaaaactcttttatcaaaatagcaaccttgttgcgaatataaatatacatcacggagccggatccctcagatttttgaacgagtatttaaatccccttcgaaaggaagatcttaaatttgaaaacgagttttgggatgcgctctaacttttaaaatcatttcgaagactcgaaaacatttttaagaatgtttggagtaatgctgatttaataaaataaatcagtcccgatatattagaaaatatctgaatattattatttaaataatattcccataaagataatccttataaaaataatcgaagtagaagttttaaagcTCATACTTGAAtggaataataaataaccaaagatatacttatacgaaagtacgatctttatttgaataatcgaaaataagtttgattatcgaaatattatcctttaataaaataaagaatattatttaataaataagcggagtcataagtcctcaaatgaatattcaaaataatattcattaaatagaataaacagagtcataagtcctcgaatgaatattcaaagtaatattcattaataaaaataaagttatcgaataaaccttattcgattaatagttttgaaaactatatctacatatatatataaatatatatatatatatatatatattatactcgggaacatcgactcccggttttagaaaaatgttcgcctctgggtcccctatactaagggtatacgcaactactacttatctctagcataggtattatgcaacttataagcatttgaatcaacaattagatatcaagattacgaaacaagtatgcatatataccatatcaacatgttccaatatatcgtaagatttgctaataacaatcatccatctatcacaagataatgcatatacatatatacatcacaacaacagtataacgggtagaaaatttgcctgagtgctccggggtagtcttaagcttagagtgggtccggtaacctatgaacaacaacataagccggaattaaaccacggtcgcttaagaaactagactttaaccaattgaatcctaacatttgcttatggtcatttctacgcttaacaaatcacataagtcgttcgagtaccctcggctcccccatttttaattaattaaccgttacgaattttaaggcgacgcttttgcaaataccctaccaactgcctagtccactttacataattgtttcatactccaattagtcatttaagggccttaaccaaggttttaaagtaaggcgaggggtaatggttcgttcgcgaaacgccgttacttaaaacggtcgtttctcctaaaccgtacatcggattcaagtgaaccacatatcaaaacgaagctcgtaacatgaactatctaaaaatggcaaaggttagaatctttcagtgagtttacgggtcctaaagttaagaacagaacagttaaggaaaatcgggcattatgacgactatgttaacgcgattaccaagttttaaaccactccaaacaaccaccattcaactcacaaccaacaatacaaccaaccctcatccaaaccttactacatcagtccccaaacctcaagattttccaatttatacaaccccacacatgaactactagctatacttaagtttcattaactataaacaagatttcaacatccaaatcactacaaatccaatccaaactctaaacacacaagcatcatgtttctcatttactataaccatcaaaaccatcgtaatactcaaagtaaagttaggttttggaggttttataccttccttggagtgattagagtag
The sequence above is drawn from the Apium graveolens cultivar Ventura chromosome 2, ASM990537v1, whole genome shotgun sequence genome and encodes:
- the LOC141693022 gene encoding uncharacterized protein LOC141693022, with product MGLVIAKDMKIRSIDTNYDSPLIVNHVKGSYESKDPKMVTYLDITKKLTNCFDNFNIYKIPRENNVQADASAGLGAISKGIDLNNIPMVHIMKPAMEILIHDIEIMALNRQDDSISEDVDSWIKVYKDYLHLGVKLDNNNEARILRMKASRFTIIYDDFFKKSSMGLLQRCLRKHEADMVLRDVHEGESGNHTNGRISL